The following nucleotide sequence is from Futiania mangrovi.
CTGGCGGCGGCCGTGCAGGCCGATATCGAGACGGCAAGCAACGCGCTCCTGGTCGCGATCCGGGGGCGCATGGGGGGCAGCGGGACCGGGAGGGGCTGACACCCGTCACCCGGCGGACGGGCTGCGGCGGGTCCCGTTGTCTGCAATGATGGAGCAAACGCCGGACGAAACAGGCGACCAAGGCAAACCCGAAAACGGAGGGGAGATCATGTTGGGAGCAACGAGAACAGCAACGGTGGCGGCCCTCGCCATCGCCGGCACGTTCGCCACGGCGGCGAACGCGCAGGACTACACGTTCCGGATGGCCATCATCTCGAGCGAGAACAGCGTCTACTACGAGGACATGGCCAAGCCCTTCGCCGACCTCGTGGACCAGCTGACGGACGGGCGGGTGAAGATCGAGATCCTGCCCGCGGGCACGGTCGGCTCGGTGCTGAAACTGCACGAAGCGGTGCAGGACGGCCTGATCGACATGGCGCAGACCACGCCGATCTTCCTCGGCACCGCGGATGTGGTGAACGCGATGATCGCGTCCTTCCCGACGGGACTGGGAGTCGACAGCTACCTGCCGTGGCTCTATTCCGCCGGCGGCCTGGAGCTGTGGCAGGAGCACCGGCGCGAGAAGATGGGCATGCATGCGCTCGTGAGCGCGCTTGGCCCGTCGGAGTTCTTCGCCCACGCCAACGTGCCCATCCGCAACGGCGACGACCTGCAGGGCAAGAAGTTCCGCACGCTCGGCAACTGGGCGGCCATCGTGCAGGAAAACTATGGCGCGGTGCCGACGGTCGTCGCGGGCTCGGAAATCTACGGGATGCTCGAGAAGGGCGGCATCGACATGGCCGAGTACTCGATCCCGTCTGAGAACCAGAAGATCGGCTTCCAGGAAGTGGCCAAGTACATCATTTATCCGGGTATCCAGGCCCCGGCCTGGGCGTTCGAGACGGTGATGCTGTCGGAGACGTGGGACGAGCTTCCCGACGACATCAAGGCCAAGATGGAACTCGCGGCCGAGATCAACACCCACCGCAGCCTGCGCGTGATGACGGTGCGCGACCTCGACACGATGGAGGAACTCAGCAAGGGCGGGAACGAATTCGTCCGCCTCGACGACGCCTTCATGGCCGATGCCATGGAGAAATCGCGCGCCTGGGCCCTGCGCAACGCCGAGGAAGCGAAGGCCAAGGGCGACGATCTGCCGATGCGGGTCGCAACCTCGATCTTCGAGTTCCAGGACCATTGGCGCAAGAACGCGGGCTATCTCGTGCTCGATACGCCGAAGTAAGCCAGCGGCGGGGGCCGGGCGGGACATTGCGTCTCCGCCCGGCCCGCCTTGTCCATCCTGCGAAGGGAGGCGGCAGTGCGCGCGTTCATCGAGTTCCTGCTCGGCGTCGTCGACCGGCTGTCAGGCGCGCTGGCCGGCGTCGCGGTCCTGCTGACCGCCGGCATGATCGGCGCCATGCTGTACGAGGTCGTCGCCCGCTATTTCTTCGGCGCGCCGACGATCTGGTCGAACGACATTTCCTACATGCTGAACGGCGCGGTATTCATGCTGGGCGCGGCCTACACGCTGCGCCACGACGGGCACGTGCGCATCGACGTTCTGCAGCAGATGATGCCCTACCGGCTGCGCCATGGGCTGCAGGCGCTTTTCTATCTCGTCCTGTTTGCGCCGATCCTCTGGATGGTGCTGGACTTCGCCTGGACCCGCACGCTGCGCGCCTATGTCCGCGGCTCCCTGGAGACGGCAAGCGCATGGGAGCCGTTGATCTGGCCGTTCCTGACGGGACTGACGGCCGGACTGGCCGCCTTGTTCGTCCAGGTGATCGCCGAGGCGGTCCGGCACGCGCTCGCGGTCTGGGACGGTCCGCGCGACGTGCCCGCCACCGACATGCGCTGACGAGCGGGAAAGGCGACAGGCCCCGTGGAAAACGACGTTCTCGCGATCCTGATGTTCCCGGCGATGATCGGGCTGCTGCTGCTTGGCTTCCAGGTGGCATTCTCCCTGCTCGTCGTCGGCACGCTGTTCGGCTGGGTGCTCTACGATCACCGCGTCGCGATCCAGCTGTTCAACGTGATCCAGACCACCGCCTCGCAATTCCTGCTGACGGCCGTGCCGCCCTTCATTCTCATGGGCTGCATCCTTGAGCGTTCCGGCATCGCCGAGCGGCTGTTCAATGTCGTCCAGCTGTGGGTCGGGCGGCTGCCCGGGGGGCTGGCGCTCACCACCATGCTGATGGCGGCGATGATCGCGGCCACCACGGGCATCGTCGGTGCGGTCGAGGTGATGATCGGGCTGATGGCGATCCCGGCGATGCAGAGGCTCGGCTACCGCAACGACCTGATCGCAGGGACCGTGTGCGCCGGTGGCTCGCTCGGCACGATGATCCCGCCGTCGCTGGTGCTGATCGTCTATGCCTCGGTGGCGAACCTCTCGGTGGGCAAGCTCTTTGCCGCGGCGATCCTGCCCGGTGCGATTATGGTCGCGGCCTTCCTCGCCTACATCACCGTGCGCAGCATCGTCACGCCGCCCGCGACGCCGGAGCGTGAGGCCGCAGATCCGGGGCACGGCATGACGCTCGGCCGCAAGCTGTGGCTGACGCTGGTCGGACTGCTGCCCGCCGCGGGCCTGATCTTTGCGGTGCTCGGCACGATCCTGAAGGGTATCGCGACGCCGACGGAGGCCGCCTCGGTCGGCGCGCTGGGTGCGCTTGTGCTGGCCGGGTTCTATCGCAGGCTCGACCTGCCCATGCTGCGCGAGGCGTTCCTGACCACGCTGAAGCTCACCTCCATGATCCTCTTCATCGTTGTGGGCGGCTCGATGTTCTCCTCGATCTTCCGGGGCCTCGGGGGGAACGACGTGGTGCGCGCGGTCGTGGAGGCGGCGGACCTCGGCACGTTCGGCATCGTCGCATTGCTGCTCGCCATCGTGTTCGTCGCGGGGTTCATCCTTGAGTGGGTGTCGGTGCTGCTGATCTGCCTGCCGATCTTCGTGCCGATCCTCGATGCCTACGCAGTGGACCCGATCTGGTTCGCGATGCTGACCTTCATCATGCTGCAGACGTCCTACCTGACGCCGCCGATGGCACCGTCCATCTTCTATCTGAAGGGGATCGCGCCGCCTGGCATGACCACCCGGGAGATGTACGCGGGCGTCGTGCCCTTCATTGCCTGCATGCTGTTCGTGCTGGCCCTTGTCATGCTGTTCCCCGGACTGGCCACCTGGCTCCCCGGGGTATTGGTGACCGGGTTCTGAGCACGGGCAAAACCCACCGGACTTCCAGACCGGAGAAAGCGCCGATGAGCACCATCACCAATCTCGAACGCCGCCGCATCCAGGGCGAGATCGTCAAGCCGATCTACGAGGAACTGCTGGCGGAAGTGGGCCCGGAGAAGGCGCGCGAGATCCTGTCCCGCGCCGTCACCAAATCCGCCATTGCCGAGGCGCGTCAGGCCGCCGCCGCAGCAGAAGGCGGCGCGTCCATGGAGAGCTTCACCGAAAACTTCAACCGCACCTACCGCAACCGCGGGGCCGAGGCCGGCATCGAGGTCGAGGTGCTGGGCGAGGGACCTGGCCACCTGGACTTCAACGTGACCCGCTGCCGCTTCGTGGAGATGTACCGCGATCTTGGGCTGGGCGACATCGCCGACGTGCTCTCGTGCAACCGCGACGGCGTGTTCGCGGAAGCCTATGCACCGGACATCCGGCTCGACCGCGCGCAGACGATCGCCCAGGGCGCGCCCTGCTGTACCTTCCGGTACCGTCTGAAGTCAGGGGGCTGAGGACACGGGGTGCGCCGGCCGGTCAGTCCTTGCCCGTGGCCTTCCAGACGTCCGCCATCGGCAGGCCGGCAGCGATGGCGTCGGACCAGGCGTCGTCCCGCGCAGATATGCGCCGTGCTTCCCTCAGCACGTCCTCCATGCGGTCCTGCGGCACGACGACAACGCCCGTGTCGTCCCCGAAGATCAGGTCGCCGGGTCTCACCGCGACGGGTCCGATGCACACGGGTTGCTGCGTGCTCTCGATACCGACCCGGCCCTTGCCGGTCCGCATGAAGACGCCGCGGCTGAACATCGGGTAATCGAGCCCGCGCGTGCCGTCGATGTCGCGGCAGACGCCGTCGATCACCGTACCTGCAAAGCCGTTCCGGGCAGCGAATTGAGACAGAGTATCTCCCCAGACCGACATTTGCGTCCTGCCGCCATTGTCGATGACGACCACGGCGCCGGCCGGCACATCGTCCATGAAGTCGGCGAACCGGCCGAGCGCGGCCCCGGCCAACGTGTAGCGCACAGTAAAGGCGGGCCCGCACATCCTCGCTCCCGGTGTCTGTGCCCCTATGCCGTCCACCGTGCCGTGGATGCCGAGAGCATCCAGCGCGTCCGAGACGATCGGTGAACTGAGCGCCCGAAACGCCCCCATCAACTCCTGAACGCTGCCGTCATCTGTCATCCTGTGTCCCTTCCCCATGTTCCGGGCGCCGGACCGGCCTGCCACCCGCGCGAGGGATGGAGCCGGTACGGCACTCCCGGCAGGATGACAGGAAGCCGAAGCCACATTGAGCCGCAAATCGCGGAACCCCGCCATGCGCGCGCCCGGATCTCGCCGATGTGCAACATGCACCGTGCGCCAGGGACTCGTCCGGGCGCGGTGCATCGGGGGCGGCCGCGCCTTCGAGGCAGTAATCGACCTGCCGGGGGTCCGCGTGCGTCGATGTGCGCAGCCGGGATTCGGTGCGAATATTGACTTGCGTCATAAAACAAATTCGCTAATCAAATTATGAGTTTTCGAATATGATTTGTTTGGTGTTTTTGTTTTCCGGGTATCCGGTGCCGCTGTCTCGCGGCGCACCGGACGACCGGGCCGGGTCGGGAGCCACTGGGGGATTTTCATGACGCAGCGCAAGGGACGCATCTCGGTGATCGCGGTGGGGTGCCTCACGGCGGCGGCGGGGCTGGGCGTCCATTTCGGACCGGACGCGCGCGCGCAGGACGCGGTCCAGCCGGGCGACCCCACGGTCGGGCCGACTGTGAGCGGGTTCGAGGTCAACGGCGCCATCGACCTCTCCATCGGCTTCGACGACAACGTCTTCGCGACGCGCAACGACCGCGTGTCGGACGGGCTGGCGGTGCTGGGCTGGAGTGCGTCTGCCGAACGCGACGCGACCGGGCGCGACCTGCGCATCTACGCCAGCGGCGCGCACGCCCGCCATTTCTCCGAGAGCGACGAGAACTACGACGACGTCGCGCTCGGCACCGAGGCCGGGTTCCAGGCGGCGCCAACATGGCGGCTCTTCGGCGGGCTCTCGTTCGCGCGCGCGCACGAGAGCCGCGAGTCCCCGGACGATGCCGCGGGACAGGAGCCGACCACCTACACGGATATCGAGGCGTTCGCGGGCTCCTCGACCCAGATCGGACGAGGCAGCGTCCGCGTCGGCGCGACCTACAGCCGGCTCGACTATGACGACGTCTCGACGGCTGGCGGCGCGCCGATCGACAATGACGACCGCGACCGTCACGAGGTCACGTTCGGAGGGCGCGGGGGCTATGACCTCGGCGGCGGATACGAGATGTTCGGCCAGGCGCTTGCCGACCTGCGCATCTATGACGATGGCGCCGACGACAATGGCTTCGACCGGGATTCCCAGGGCTATGGCGTTGCCGTCGGCCTGCGCTACGACAACCGGCGCGACCTGGAACTGCAGGCGCTCGTGGGTTACCTGCACCAGACCTATGACGACGCACTGCTGGAAAACATCGGCGCGCTCGACATCGGCCTGTCCGGCACGTGGCGGCCGACCGG
It contains:
- the dctP gene encoding TRAP transporter substrate-binding protein DctP, which produces MAALAIAGTFATAANAQDYTFRMAIISSENSVYYEDMAKPFADLVDQLTDGRVKIEILPAGTVGSVLKLHEAVQDGLIDMAQTTPIFLGTADVVNAMIASFPTGLGVDSYLPWLYSAGGLELWQEHRREKMGMHALVSALGPSEFFAHANVPIRNGDDLQGKKFRTLGNWAAIVQENYGAVPTVVAGSEIYGMLEKGGIDMAEYSIPSENQKIGFQEVAKYIIYPGIQAPAWAFETVMLSETWDELPDDIKAKMELAAEINTHRSLRVMTVRDLDTMEELSKGGNEFVRLDDAFMADAMEKSRAWALRNAEEAKAKGDDLPMRVATSIFEFQDHWRKNAGYLVLDTPK
- a CDS encoding TRAP transporter small permease subunit, with protein sequence MRAFIEFLLGVVDRLSGALAGVAVLLTAGMIGAMLYEVVARYFFGAPTIWSNDISYMLNGAVFMLGAAYTLRHDGHVRIDVLQQMMPYRLRHGLQALFYLVLFAPILWMVLDFAWTRTLRAYVRGSLETASAWEPLIWPFLTGLTAGLAALFVQVIAEAVRHALAVWDGPRDVPATDMR
- a CDS encoding TRAP transporter large permease gives rise to the protein MENDVLAILMFPAMIGLLLLGFQVAFSLLVVGTLFGWVLYDHRVAIQLFNVIQTTASQFLLTAVPPFILMGCILERSGIAERLFNVVQLWVGRLPGGLALTTMLMAAMIAATTGIVGAVEVMIGLMAIPAMQRLGYRNDLIAGTVCAGGSLGTMIPPSLVLIVYASVANLSVGKLFAAAILPGAIMVAAFLAYITVRSIVTPPATPEREAADPGHGMTLGRKLWLTLVGLLPAAGLIFAVLGTILKGIATPTEAASVGALGALVLAGFYRRLDLPMLREAFLTTLKLTSMILFIVVGGSMFSSIFRGLGGNDVVRAVVEAADLGTFGIVALLLAIVFVAGFILEWVSVLLICLPIFVPILDAYAVDPIWFAMLTFIMLQTSYLTPPMAPSIFYLKGIAPPGMTTREMYAGVVPFIACMLFVLALVMLFPGLATWLPGVLVTGF
- a CDS encoding L-2-amino-thiazoline-4-carboxylic acid hydrolase, translating into MSTITNLERRRIQGEIVKPIYEELLAEVGPEKAREILSRAVTKSAIAEARQAAAAAEGGASMESFTENFNRTYRNRGAEAGIEVEVLGEGPGHLDFNVTRCRFVEMYRDLGLGDIADVLSCNRDGVFAEAYAPDIRLDRAQTIAQGAPCCTFRYRLKSGG
- a CDS encoding RraA family protein translates to MTDDGSVQELMGAFRALSSPIVSDALDALGIHGTVDGIGAQTPGARMCGPAFTVRYTLAGAALGRFADFMDDVPAGAVVVIDNGGRTQMSVWGDTLSQFAARNGFAGTVIDGVCRDIDGTRGLDYPMFSRGVFMRTGKGRVGIESTQQPVCIGPVAVRPGDLIFGDDTGVVVVPQDRMEDVLREARRISARDDAWSDAIAAGLPMADVWKATGKD